The DNA window AAGATGACGACGGCAAGGATCGACTGCAGAATTCTGCGGCGCACGGCGGGGCGGACCTAGTCGGTGTTGATCCGGAAGCCGACGCCGCGGACGGTCGCGATCCGCCGGTCCGCCCCGGCGCCCTCGTCGCCGATCTTGCGGCGCAACCAGGACATGTGCATGTCGAGGGTCTTGGAACCGCGCAGTTCCACGTCGCCCCACACCTCACGCAGGATGGTGTCGCGCGAGACGACCTGGCCGGCGTGCTCGAGCAGGACGCGCAGCAGCTCGTACTCCTTGTTCGCGAGGGCCACCTCGGCGCCGTTGACCAGGACGCGGCGGGCGGCGGGCTCGAGCCGGATGCCGGCGACCTCCACCACGACGTCCTCGGCGCCGCCGCTGCGGCGCAGCAGCGCACGGACGCGGGCCATCAGTTCGGCCAGCCGGAACGGCTTGCCGACGTAGTCGTCGGCGCCGGCGTCGAGTCCGACGACGAAGTCGACCTCGTCGGTGCGGGCGGTCAGCATGAGGACCGCGATGTCCAGACCGTGGTTGCGCAGTTGACGGCAGACCTCGAGCCCGTCCATGCCCGGCAGTCCGAGGTCGAGGATGAGGAGCTCGAACTCCCCGGTGAGGGCCCGCTCGAGGGCGGACGGCCCGGTCTGTTCGATGGTGACGGTGTAGCCCTCACGGCCGAGTGCACGCGACAGCGGAGCAGCGATGGCTTCGTCATCTTCGGCTAGCAGTACGGCGGTCACGACGACAGCCTACGGTCGCGTGTGCCGACGCGGTTCGTTTACCAGCCTTTCCCGTAATTCCGGCGATCGTCGCCCGGATCGGCGGGGCCGCGGTACCGGTGGTCGGGGCCGCTGTCGTACGGACCGCCGGTGGCGTCGAGCACCTGGTGATAGAGCAGGGTGTGGACCTTCTGCACCTCGGGCACGTCGTCGAACTCGAGTGGATCGTCGGACGACGCCACGATCACGAGCGTGCCCGTGCGCAACATCCGGTCGACGAGCCCGTGCCGGAACTGCACGTTGCTGATCCGGTTCATCGGGATGTCGATGCCGGTGTGGGTCATGATGCCGTGTCGGATCATCACCCGGCGGTCGGTGACGATGAAGTGCGTCGACTTCCACCGCAGCACCGGGACGACGGCCTTCCACACCACGAGCGCGATCCAGGCCGCGGCGACGAGGATCGACACGATCGACACGGCACCGCCCGTGAGCTGCGACTGCGCGAGTCCGATCGCGAACCCCGCGAGCGCGGTGGCGAGAATGAAGATGGCGGACGGGACGACGAGCAGCTTCCAGTGCGGATGCCGGTGCACCACCAGTTCCTCGTCGGCCGCCAGCGCGTCCTGCGGGTATCCCATGCACAGAGTGTGACAGTGCCGGGTCCGGACGGGCGCAGTGCCGGGGCGGCTCCCCGGCCCCCGGGGGGCGCCGGCCGAATCAGGCCAGCCGGCGGGCCAGGAACGGTGCGGCGATGACGACCAGCCCGTACAGGACCATCCACACCCCGACCACGATCACGAACACGCGCAACGACAGGTCGGGCTGCAGCAGCACGATCGCGCCCGCGACGACGCTGATGATGCCGAGGACGATGCTCACGCCGCGATGGCCCGGGACCTCGGTGGCGCCGGCGACGATGTCGAGCACGCCGCGGAAGACCCACCACGCGCCGATCACCAGCGCGATGATCACCACGGTCTGCAGCGGGCTGCGCAACACCAGGAAGCCGAGCAGGACCGCCAGCGCACCGGACAGTCCCGTGAGGGTCCGCGCCGCGGTCGGCGCGTCGATCTCCGCGAACGACCGGACGATCTGGATGATGCCGAAGGCGAACACCTGGATCGCGATGAGCACCGCGGCCACCACCAGCGTGGCGGACGGCCACACGAGCATCGCGATCCCCAGCCCGAGCGTGAGGACACCGAAGACGACGGTCAGTCCGGTCAGGAAGCGGCCGGCCGTCTCGAGGTCGGTGGCGTCCGGGCTCACCCACATCTCGCCGGAACCGCTCGACATTCCCTGTTGCGCGTTCATCCCTGCCCCCTGCCACCCTGCTCGCTGCCCGACGACATGTTGCGGATCAGCGTCAAAGTAGCAGGCGGCCGGGGCGGCGGTGTGATTGCCGACACATGGCCTCCGGATTGTCGCGTCCGGGCCGCGTTTTCACCCGCCGAGGGTGAGGTTCCCGGCCTGGAACCGCCGGACACTTCCCCTGATGTAGTGGCTTCGTGACCGATCGAAAGGGGAGTGGCGATGACGGTCAACCCACCGACGACGCACAGTTCGGGCAACAGCACCAGGCAGGGTTTCGCGGCAGGCACTTCGATCGCAGCCGCGATCGTTCTCATGACAGTCGGAATCCTGCAGATCTTCCAGGGCATCTCCGCACTCGCGAACGACGACGTGTTCGTCGTGGGTCCGGAGTACGTCTACCAGTTCGACCTCACCGCGTGGGGTTGGATCCATCTGATCGTCGGCATCGTGGTCGTGCTGGTCGGTCTCGCGCTTCTCACGGGCGCCACGTGGGCTCGCGTGGCCGCGATCGTGATCGCGGCGCTGTCGATCATCGCGAACTTCCTGTGGATTCCGTGGTACCCACTGTGGTCCATCCTCATCATCGCGCTCGACATCGTGGTGATCTGGGCGGTCTCGACGTGGAGCCCGGATCGGGTCCGCGACGTCTGATCCGCGTCACACAGCACGCAGGTGGGTGATGTCACCGGCCGACACCGCGACCGGTGACCCACCCTCCGGCGTGATCACCACTCGACCCTCGGCGTCCACGTCGGTCGCGACACCCACGAGCTCCCGGTCCCCCGGGAGCTCGGCGCGTACCCGGCGGCCGAGGGTTCCGCACCGTTCGCGGTACGCCGCCGCGAGATCGTCGATCCCCCAGTCCGCCGCCTCCCAGTCCCGCCGCAGCCGGGCGAGTGCCCGCAGCATCGCCCGCACCAGCACGGTGCGGTCGGTGGTGTCGGCGTTCTCGAGGGCGAGCGAGGTCGCCGTCGGCACCGGCAGCTCGTCCTCGGTCAGACTCACGTTGAGGCCGATTCCGACCACGACCGTCGGCACCGGCGCGGTCGCCGCCACCTCGGCGAGGATGCCGGCCACCTTCCGCCCACCGACGAGGACGTCGTTGGGCCATTTCAGTTCCGCGTCCACCCTGGCGACGTCGCGCAGGGTGTCGACGACGGCGATGCCGGCCAGCAACGGCAACCAGCCGATGTCGGAGAGGTCCATCCCG is part of the Rhodococcus sp. SGAir0479 genome and encodes:
- a CDS encoding response regulator transcription factor codes for the protein MTAVLLAEDDEAIAAPLSRALGREGYTVTIEQTGPSALERALTGEFELLILDLGLPGMDGLEVCRQLRNHGLDIAVLMLTARTDEVDFVVGLDAGADDYVGKPFRLAELMARVRALLRRSGGAEDVVVEVAGIRLEPAARRVLVNGAEVALANKEYELLRVLLEHAGQVVSRDTILREVWGDVELRGSKTLDMHMSWLRRKIGDEGAGADRRIATVRGVGFRINTD
- a CDS encoding PH domain-containing protein produces the protein MGYPQDALAADEELVVHRHPHWKLLVVPSAIFILATALAGFAIGLAQSQLTGGAVSIVSILVAAAWIALVVWKAVVPVLRWKSTHFIVTDRRVMIRHGIMTHTGIDIPMNRISNVQFRHGLVDRMLRTGTLVIVASSDDPLEFDDVPEVQKVHTLLYHQVLDATGGPYDSGPDHRYRGPADPGDDRRNYGKGW
- a CDS encoding HdeD family acid-resistance protein; this encodes MWVSPDATDLETAGRFLTGLTVVFGVLTLGLGIAMLVWPSATLVVAAVLIAIQVFAFGIIQIVRSFAEIDAPTAARTLTGLSGALAVLLGFLVLRSPLQTVVIIALVIGAWWVFRGVLDIVAGATEVPGHRGVSIVLGIISVVAGAIVLLQPDLSLRVFVIVVGVWMVLYGLVVIAAPFLARRLA
- a CDS encoding DUF7144 family membrane protein — translated: MTVNPPTTHSSGNSTRQGFAAGTSIAAAIVLMTVGILQIFQGISALANDDVFVVGPEYVYQFDLTAWGWIHLIVGIVVVLVGLALLTGATWARVAAIVIAALSIIANFLWIPWYPLWSILIIALDIVVIWAVSTWSPDRVRDV
- a CDS encoding biotin--[acetyl-CoA-carboxylase] ligase translates to MWTDLNRPPLDSATLRRALVRDAGGDPDAFWSRVDVVTETGSTNADLLARPHDADYARSVLIAEHQTGGRGRHARRWVSAPRALVTVSAVLDLPGMDLSDIGWLPLLAGIAVVDTLRDVARVDAELKWPNDVLVGGRKVAGILAEVAATAPVPTVVVGIGLNVSLTEDELPVPTATSLALENADTTDRTVLVRAMLRALARLRRDWEAADWGIDDLAAAYRERCGTLGRRVRAELPGDRELVGVATDVDAEGRVVITPEGGSPVAVSAGDITHLRAV